Proteins encoded together in one Pseudomonas sp. ADAK13 window:
- a CDS encoding hotdog fold domain-containing protein produces the protein MSQYLSMFNSVGPEAFSKLACQMAPYFSTINPLITQLRPGLAAVEVPFSKAVTNHLGTVHAIAMCNAAELAAGTMTDVSVPTGARWIPKGMTVEYLAKAKSSVTATANGEGIDWLTAGDKVVPVDMLDAEGKLVFTARITMDVKLA, from the coding sequence ATGAGTCAGTACCTGAGTATGTTCAACAGCGTCGGCCCCGAAGCATTCAGCAAACTGGCGTGCCAGATGGCGCCCTACTTCAGCACCATCAATCCGTTGATCACCCAGCTGCGCCCGGGGTTGGCGGCGGTGGAGGTGCCGTTCAGCAAGGCCGTCACCAACCATCTGGGGACAGTGCATGCGATCGCCATGTGCAACGCCGCGGAACTGGCGGCCGGGACAATGACGGATGTGTCCGTGCCAACCGGCGCACGCTGGATTCCCAAGGGGATGACGGTGGAATACCTGGCCAAGGCCAAAAGCAGCGTCACCGCGACCGCCAATGGCGAGGGGATTGATTGGCTGACGGCGGGTGACAAAGTGGTGCCGGTGGACATGCTCGATGCGGAAGGAAAGTTGGTGTTTACCGCACGGATCACCATGGACGTGAAGCTGGCCTGA
- a CDS encoding TetR/AcrR family transcriptional regulator, with protein sequence MQTPDLLQRCFPGRRAELKRDIFKTALDLFNEQGLEATTIEMIRAGCDTSVGAIYHHFGNKEGLVAALFFTALDDQAELRARYLESARTAKEGVYALVHSYVDWVDSEPQWARFQYHARFAVTKGPFAAELESRNQSRNAVLKEWMALPGRGDQLKQLPAELWPSLIIGQADSYCRAWLAGRATSSPRVYREVLAEAAWRSVGGV encoded by the coding sequence ATGCAAACCCCGGATCTGCTCCAGCGCTGCTTCCCAGGTCGAAGGGCCGAATTGAAGCGCGATATCTTCAAGACTGCCCTCGACCTGTTCAACGAGCAGGGCCTTGAAGCCACCACCATCGAGATGATTCGCGCCGGGTGCGACACCAGCGTTGGCGCGATCTACCATCACTTCGGCAACAAGGAAGGGTTGGTTGCCGCGCTGTTCTTCACTGCACTGGATGACCAGGCCGAATTGCGTGCGCGCTACCTGGAGTCGGCCAGGACGGCGAAGGAGGGCGTGTACGCGCTGGTCCACAGCTATGTGGATTGGGTGGACAGCGAACCGCAGTGGGCGCGTTTCCAGTACCACGCGCGTTTCGCCGTGACCAAGGGGCCGTTCGCCGCCGAACTGGAAAGCCGCAACCAGTCGCGCAACGCAGTGCTCAAGGAGTGGATGGCGCTGCCCGGGCGGGGTGATCAGCTCAAACAATTGCCCGCAGAGCTTTGGCCGTCGCTGATCATTGGGCAGGCCGACAGCTACTGCCGTGCCTGGCTGGCCGGGCGGGCGACCAGCAGCCCGCGGGTTTACCGCGAGGTGCTGGCCGAGGCCGCGTGGCGTTCGGTGGGCGGGGTTTAG
- a CDS encoding TetR/AcrR family transcriptional regulator — translation MPTPTPETPRRRNAAATREAILLSARKAFAESGYDGAGVREIAAGAGVTAMLVNRYFGSKEQLFAEVIADTMASPIILTEHNLASENLGRTLASALVSITESGSTPLEGFLIMLHSASSKRAAVIGREQVEKGHQATMAAALKGQHHEERAALVMALVSGFQVMRQMLGLSALAKADPEVLINLLTPLFQQLVDGEPGEQA, via the coding sequence ATGCCGACGCCCACCCCCGAGACGCCCCGACGCCGCAACGCAGCCGCTACCCGCGAAGCCATTTTATTGTCGGCGCGCAAGGCGTTTGCCGAGTCCGGATACGACGGTGCCGGCGTGCGGGAAATCGCGGCCGGCGCGGGCGTGACGGCGATGCTGGTCAACCGTTATTTCGGCTCCAAGGAACAGCTGTTTGCCGAAGTGATCGCCGACACCATGGCCAGCCCGATCATCCTCACCGAGCATAACCTGGCCTCGGAAAACCTCGGCCGCACCCTCGCCAGCGCCCTGGTGAGCATCACTGAAAGCGGCAGTACGCCGCTGGAAGGCTTCCTGATCATGCTGCACTCGGCGTCGAGCAAGCGGGCAGCGGTGATCGGTCGGGAACAAGTAGAAAAAGGCCATCAAGCAACCATGGCCGCCGCACTCAAGGGCCAGCACCACGAAGAGCGCGCCGCCCTGGTGATGGCGCTGGTCTCGGGCTTTCAGGTGATGCGCCAGATGCTCGGGCTGTCGGCACTGGCCAAGGCCGATCCGGAGGTTCTGATCAATCTGCTGACGCCGTTGTTCCAACAATTGGTGGATGGCGAACCGGGCGAACAAGCCTGA
- the gudD gene encoding glucarate dehydratase has translation MNTEHQHHANGAPVVTGLQVIPVAGHDSMLLNLSGAHGPFFTRNIVILTDSAGRTGVGEVPGGERIRETLEDARSLVIGKPIGQYQSILNAMRQTFAARDSAGRGLQTFDLRITIHAVTAMEAALLDLLGQFLEVPVAALLGEGQQRDAVKMLGYLFYIGDRQQTDLAYRSEAHAEDWFRLRHEQAMTPEAIVRLAEAAKAQYGFNDFKLKGGVLRGAEEIEAVTALAERFPDARITLDPNGAWSLKEAIALCRDQHHVLAYAEDPCGAENGYSGREVMAEFRRATGLPTATNMIATDWREMGHAIQLQSVDIPLADPHFWTMQGSVRVAQMCHEWGLTWGSHSNNHFDISLAMFTQVAAAAPGEITAIDTHWIWQDGQRLTKAPLKIVDGHIKVPAKPGLGVDIDMDAVAHAHELYKGMGLGARNDSVAMQFMIPGWTFDNKRPCLVR, from the coding sequence ATGAACACAGAACACCAGCACCACGCCAACGGCGCCCCGGTCGTCACCGGCCTGCAAGTTATCCCCGTGGCCGGCCACGACAGCATGCTGCTCAACCTCAGCGGCGCCCACGGGCCGTTTTTCACGCGCAATATCGTGATCCTCACCGACAGCGCCGGGCGTACCGGCGTCGGTGAAGTGCCCGGCGGCGAACGCATCCGCGAGACCCTGGAAGACGCCCGCAGCCTGGTGATCGGCAAGCCCATCGGCCAGTACCAGAGCATTCTCAATGCCATGCGCCAGACCTTCGCCGCGCGGGATTCGGCGGGCCGGGGTTTGCAGACGTTTGACCTGCGCATCACCATCCATGCCGTCACCGCGATGGAGGCTGCACTGCTGGATTTGCTCGGCCAATTCCTCGAAGTCCCGGTCGCCGCGCTCTTGGGTGAAGGCCAGCAGCGCGACGCGGTGAAGATGCTTGGCTATCTGTTCTACATCGGTGATCGCCAGCAGACCGACCTGGCCTATCGCAGTGAAGCGCACGCCGAGGATTGGTTCCGCCTGCGGCATGAACAGGCCATGACGCCCGAAGCCATCGTGCGCCTCGCAGAGGCGGCCAAGGCGCAATACGGTTTCAACGACTTCAAGCTCAAGGGCGGCGTGTTGCGCGGCGCCGAGGAAATCGAGGCGGTCACTGCGCTGGCCGAACGCTTCCCCGACGCACGCATCACCCTGGACCCCAACGGCGCCTGGTCTCTGAAAGAAGCCATCGCCCTGTGCCGCGACCAGCATCACGTACTGGCCTACGCCGAAGACCCGTGCGGCGCGGAAAACGGCTACTCCGGGCGCGAAGTCATGGCCGAATTCCGCCGTGCCACCGGGCTGCCCACCGCCACCAACATGATCGCCACCGACTGGCGGGAAATGGGTCACGCCATCCAGTTGCAGTCGGTGGATATTCCCCTCGCCGACCCGCACTTCTGGACCATGCAAGGCTCGGTGCGGGTGGCGCAGATGTGCCACGAATGGGGCCTGACCTGGGGCTCACACTCCAACAATCACTTCGACATTTCCCTGGCGATGTTCACCCAGGTGGCCGCCGCCGCGCCGGGAGAGATCACCGCCATCGACACCCACTGGATCTGGCAGGACGGCCAGCGCCTGACCAAGGCGCCGCTGAAGATTGTCGACGGTCATATCAAGGTCCCGGCCAAACCGGGCCTTGGCGTCGACATCGACATGGACGCCGTGGCCCACGCCCATGAACTGTACAAAGGCATGGGCCTGGGTGCGCGCAATGACAGCGTGGCGATGCAGTTCATGATTCCGGGCTGGACGTTCGATAACAAGCGGCCCTGCCTGGTGCGCTGA
- a CDS encoding MFS transporter, with translation MTPSSPATAAPATDPVLARAIKKVKSHVLPLFVIMFIVNYIDRVNIGFVRTHMEHDLGIGAAAYGFGAGLFFIGYALFEVPSNMLLQKVGARIWLTRIMFTWGITATLMAFIQNETHFYILRFLLGVAEAGFFPGVIYYFTRWLPGVERGKAIAIFLSGSALASLISGPLSGVLLQITGLGLHGWQWMYIIEGMASVLLCFFVWFWLDSKPHDAKWLSLEEKDALVGEIDREQRERDAATTVKPTLGKLLKDRQIMLFCALYFCIQLTIYAATFWLPSIIKKMGDLSDIQVGFYNSIPWLISIIAMYAFAALAGKFKFQQAWVAAALLIAAVGMFLSTTGGPIFAFIAICFAAIGFKSASSLFWPIPQGYLDARIAAAVIALINSIGNLGGFVAPTTFGFLEQTTGSIQGGLYGLAGTSILAAILVFFAKTLPGPTTSSVLQPAPVLSK, from the coding sequence GTGACCCCTTCAAGCCCTGCGACAGCTGCGCCTGCCACCGACCCGGTCCTGGCCCGCGCGATCAAGAAAGTGAAGAGCCATGTGCTCCCGCTCTTCGTGATCATGTTCATCGTCAACTACATCGACCGCGTCAACATCGGCTTTGTGCGTACCCATATGGAGCACGACCTGGGCATTGGTGCAGCCGCGTACGGCTTCGGCGCCGGGTTGTTTTTCATCGGCTACGCGCTGTTCGAAGTCCCCTCCAACATGCTCCTGCAAAAAGTCGGCGCGCGTATCTGGCTGACCCGCATCATGTTCACCTGGGGCATCACCGCCACGCTGATGGCGTTTATCCAGAACGAAACCCACTTCTACATCCTGCGCTTCCTGCTGGGCGTGGCCGAAGCCGGCTTCTTCCCCGGGGTGATCTACTACTTCACCCGCTGGTTGCCCGGCGTCGAACGCGGCAAGGCGATTGCGATTTTCCTCAGTGGCTCGGCCCTCGCCTCGCTGATCTCCGGCCCCTTGTCTGGCGTGCTGCTGCAAATCACCGGCCTCGGGCTGCACGGCTGGCAATGGATGTACATCATCGAAGGCATGGCCTCGGTGCTGCTGTGCTTTTTCGTGTGGTTCTGGCTCGACTCCAAGCCCCACGACGCCAAGTGGCTGAGCCTTGAAGAGAAGGATGCGCTGGTGGGCGAAATCGACCGCGAACAACGTGAGCGTGACGCCGCCACCACGGTCAAGCCAACCCTGGGCAAACTGCTCAAGGACCGCCAGATCATGCTGTTCTGCGCCCTGTACTTCTGCATCCAGCTGACGATCTACGCCGCCACGTTCTGGCTGCCGAGCATCATCAAAAAGATGGGCGACCTGAGCGACATCCAGGTGGGTTTCTACAACTCGATCCCGTGGCTGATTTCGATCATCGCGATGTACGCCTTTGCCGCGCTGGCGGGCAAGTTCAAGTTCCAGCAGGCGTGGGTCGCTGCTGCACTGTTGATCGCTGCGGTCGGTATGTTCCTCTCCACCACCGGCGGGCCGATCTTTGCGTTTATCGCGATCTGCTTCGCGGCGATCGGCTTCAAGTCGGCGTCTTCACTGTTCTGGCCGATTCCCCAGGGTTACCTCGATGCGCGGATCGCTGCAGCGGTGATCGCGCTGATCAACTCCATCGGCAACCTCGGCGGGTTTGTCGCGCCTACCACCTTTGGTTTCCTGGAACAGACCACCGGTTCGATCCAGGGCGGTTTGTATGGCCTGGCGGGCACGTCGATCCTCGCGGCGATCCTGGTGTTTTTCGCCAAAACCCTGCCCGGCCCGACCACCAGCAGCGTGCTGCAACCCGCCCCCGTCTTGAGCAAATAA
- a CDS encoding FadR/GntR family transcriptional regulator: MQTPTSAPHRKRSPGLAHDIVTALTQQILLGQMAPGEKLPSESAIVGEYGVSRTVVREALSKLQAAGLVETRHGVGTFVLERDERQGLHLTHDTAASVRGILELRMGLETQAAALAALRRTDEQLQQMRQALDDYQDSLANNDSAVEPDVRFHRLIAQATGNTYFTDVIYHLGHSVIPRTRINAEERGDVDLMALGRMANLEHEAILKAIRRQDPDAARAAMLLHLSNSLERMTGE; encoded by the coding sequence ATGCAAACCCCAACCTCGGCACCTCATCGCAAGCGCTCCCCGGGCCTTGCCCACGACATCGTCACCGCGCTGACCCAGCAGATTCTGTTGGGGCAGATGGCGCCGGGTGAGAAGCTGCCGTCCGAGTCCGCCATCGTCGGCGAGTACGGCGTCAGTCGCACGGTGGTACGTGAAGCGCTCTCCAAATTGCAGGCGGCCGGGCTGGTGGAAACCCGTCACGGTGTCGGCACCTTTGTGCTGGAGCGCGACGAACGCCAGGGCCTGCACCTGACCCACGACACCGCCGCCAGCGTGCGCGGCATTCTTGAGTTGCGCATGGGCCTGGAAACCCAGGCAGCCGCCCTGGCAGCCTTGCGCCGTACCGACGAACAACTGCAGCAGATGCGCCAGGCGCTGGATGATTACCAGGATTCACTGGCGAACAACGACAGTGCCGTTGAGCCGGATGTGCGGTTCCATCGACTGATCGCCCAGGCCACCGGCAATACCTATTTCACCGACGTGATTTATCACCTGGGCCACTCGGTGATCCCGCGCACCCGGATCAATGCCGAAGAGCGCGGGGATGTGGACTTGATGGCGTTGGGGCGTATGGCGAACCTTGAGCACGAAGCGATCCTGAAAGCCATCCGCCGCCAGGACCCGGACGCCGCGAGAGCCGCCATGCTGCTGCACCTGAGCAACAGCCTGGAGCGCATGACTGGGGAGTGA
- a CDS encoding NAD(P)/FAD-dependent oxidoreductase produces the protein MVYDVIIVGGSYAGMSAGLQLARARRKVLVIDAGQRRNRFAATSHGFLSQDGQPPEMIAAEGRGQLMEYPTVTWVQDTAVEATQGPQGFVVQTRCNGSFNALRLILASGVVDELPEVEGLQERWGKSVFHCPYCHGYELDQGRIGVLATSPLAMHHAMLLPDWGTTTLFTNDVFVPDAEQQAQLDRRGVRVESQAVRRIVGERADVVLADGRVIALDGIFTMSRTRMASPLAEQLGCEFIEGPTGPYLLTHETRQTSVPGVFACGDANLAGGSVALAVGEGVRAGVGAHFSMIFS, from the coding sequence ATGGTTTACGACGTGATTATCGTGGGCGGCAGCTACGCCGGAATGTCGGCCGGCCTGCAACTGGCGCGGGCTCGGCGCAAGGTGCTGGTGATCGATGCCGGGCAGCGGCGCAACCGCTTTGCAGCCACCTCCCATGGCTTCCTCAGCCAGGATGGCCAGCCGCCGGAGATGATCGCGGCTGAAGGGCGAGGGCAGTTGATGGAGTACCCAACCGTCACTTGGGTGCAGGACACGGCGGTCGAGGCGACTCAGGGCCCGCAGGGTTTTGTGGTGCAAACCCGGTGCAATGGCAGCTTTAACGCTCTGCGGCTGATTCTCGCCTCAGGAGTGGTGGATGAATTGCCCGAGGTTGAAGGCCTGCAAGAGCGCTGGGGCAAGTCCGTATTCCACTGCCCGTATTGCCACGGCTACGAGCTGGACCAAGGCCGCATTGGCGTGCTGGCGACCTCACCGCTGGCGATGCATCACGCCATGCTGCTGCCGGACTGGGGCACCACCACGCTGTTCACCAATGACGTATTTGTGCCGGATGCCGAGCAGCAGGCGCAACTGGATCGGCGCGGGGTTCGCGTCGAAAGCCAGGCGGTGCGGCGGATTGTCGGTGAGCGGGCGGACGTGGTATTGGCAGACGGTCGGGTGATCGCGCTGGACGGCATTTTCACGATGTCCCGCACGCGCATGGCCAGCCCGTTGGCCGAGCAGTTGGGGTGTGAGTTTATCGAAGGACCGACCGGGCCCTATCTGCTCACCCACGAAACCCGCCAGACCTCCGTGCCCGGCGTGTTTGCCTGTGGTGATGCCAACCTGGCCGGCGGTTCGGTCGCGCTGGCGGTGGGCGAGGGCGTGCGCGCCGGGGTGGGCGCGCACTTCTCGATGATCTTCAGCTGA
- a CDS encoding RrF2 family transcriptional regulator, translating into MRNDTRLSRMLHVLIHMGRHEERATSDTIAQMLGTNAVVVRRTLGLLKEKGYVRSEKGHQGGWMLGKPLSEITLLDIHNALGTSSIFAVGLSTDHPQCLVEQAVNAALNQAFDDAQALLLQRLGEVTLAQLAEDFDERYQVAMTPVPCA; encoded by the coding sequence ATGAGAAACGACACCCGGCTTTCGCGCATGCTCCACGTGCTGATCCACATGGGCCGCCACGAGGAACGCGCCACCTCGGACACCATCGCGCAGATGCTCGGCACCAACGCGGTGGTGGTGCGCCGTACCCTCGGCCTGCTCAAGGAAAAGGGCTATGTGCGCTCGGAAAAAGGCCATCAGGGTGGCTGGATGCTCGGCAAGCCCTTGAGTGAAATCACCCTGCTGGACATCCACAACGCCCTCGGCACGTCGTCGATCTTTGCCGTCGGCCTGTCCACCGATCACCCGCAGTGCCTGGTGGAACAGGCCGTCAACGCAGCACTGAACCAGGCCTTTGATGACGCCCAGGCGTTGCTGCTGCAGCGTCTGGGCGAGGTGACGCTGGCGCAGCTGGCGGAGGATTTTGATGAGCGCTATCAGGTGGCGATGACGCCGGTGCCGTGTGCGTGA